The proteins below are encoded in one region of Flavobacterium sp. IMCC34852:
- the hisC gene encoding histidinol-phosphate transaminase, with the protein MDNINYLIRKNILSLTPYSSARDEYKSNQGIFLDANENPYGNLNRYPDPYQWRLKQILSSQKKVGLENILIGNGSDEIIDLVQRVFCEPSADKIIICPPTYGMYKVYANINNLEIISIPLTEDFQLNTEAILMQKAKVLYLCSPNNPTGNALKNLEYIIEYFNGIVFLDEAYIDFSDQPSLVSKINQYPNLIVSQTFSKARGLAAVRVGIAYANEDIISVMNKVKPPYNVSQLNQEAAVKSMADEATFKSNVQLIKSERELLKESLLALEFVTKIYPSDANFLLVEMENATAIYNHLIEQQIITRNRSSVVQNTIRITIGTPRENQQLLYALQLITV; encoded by the coding sequence ATGGATAATATCAACTATTTAATTCGGAAAAACATTCTTTCGCTCACGCCATATTCGAGTGCGAGAGACGAATACAAAAGCAATCAAGGTATCTTTTTGGATGCCAATGAAAATCCGTATGGCAACTTAAACCGCTATCCCGATCCGTACCAATGGCGCTTGAAACAAATTTTGAGCAGTCAGAAGAAAGTCGGCCTTGAAAACATTTTAATCGGAAACGGAAGTGACGAAATCATTGATTTAGTGCAACGGGTATTTTGCGAACCTTCAGCCGATAAAATCATCATCTGTCCGCCAACGTATGGGATGTATAAAGTCTATGCGAATATCAATAATTTGGAAATCATTTCGATTCCGCTTACCGAAGATTTTCAGTTGAATACCGAAGCTATTTTGATGCAAAAGGCAAAAGTTCTGTATTTGTGTTCGCCCAACAATCCAACCGGAAATGCCTTGAAAAATCTCGAATACATTATTGAATATTTCAACGGAATAGTATTTCTGGATGAAGCCTACATCGACTTTAGTGATCAACCTTCATTGGTTTCCAAAATCAATCAATATCCCAATTTGATTGTGTCACAAACCTTTAGCAAAGCACGAGGTCTAGCTGCTGTTCGTGTCGGAATTGCTTACGCGAATGAAGACATAATTTCGGTGATGAATAAAGTAAAACCGCCTTACAATGTGAGTCAGTTGAACCAAGAAGCTGCTGTAAAATCAATGGCTGATGAGGCTACTTTCAAATCGAATGTACAACTCATAAAATCAGAACGTGAGTTGCTCAAAGAATCACTTTTGGCTTTGGAATTTGTAACCAAAATTTATCCATCAGATGCCAATTTTTTATTAGTCGAAATGGAAAATGCCACCGCCATTTACAACCATTTAATCGAACAACAAATCATCACGCGCAACCGAAGTTCGGTGGTTCAAAACACTATTCGAATTACCATTGGAACGCCAAGAGAAAACCAACAATTACTATATGCTTTACAACTAATAACCGTATGA
- the hisA gene encoding 1-(5-phosphoribosyl)-5-[(5-phosphoribosylamino)methylideneamino]imidazole-4-carboxamide isomerase, with the protein MRIIPAIDLINSKCVRLTKGDYATQKIYNENPLEVAKYFEDNGIQYLHLVDLDGAKSSQIINHKVLYEIATKTNLKIDFGGGLKQRKDLEIAFENGANQVTGGSIAAKNPMEFLSWLSEFGNDKIILGADCLNRKIATQGWLETSELDVIEYIFNYVSRGISSVICTDISKDGMLQGASNELYIDILSKTKVNLIASGGVTTLADLELLKTMGCEGAIIGKALYEGTIKIENLRELC; encoded by the coding sequence ATGAGAATCATACCGGCCATAGACCTAATCAACAGCAAATGTGTCCGTTTGACCAAAGGCGATTATGCGACGCAAAAAATCTATAACGAAAATCCGTTGGAAGTCGCTAAATATTTTGAAGACAATGGGATTCAATATTTGCATCTAGTGGATTTAGACGGCGCAAAGTCCAGCCAAATTATCAACCACAAAGTGCTTTATGAAATCGCTACAAAAACGAATTTAAAAATAGATTTCGGCGGCGGATTAAAACAACGAAAAGACCTCGAAATTGCTTTTGAAAACGGCGCTAATCAAGTCACCGGCGGAAGTATTGCAGCCAAAAATCCAATGGAATTTTTAAGTTGGTTAAGCGAATTCGGAAACGATAAAATCATTTTGGGAGCCGATTGTTTGAATCGAAAAATTGCGACTCAGGGTTGGCTGGAAACGTCTGAACTGGATGTTATAGAATACATTTTTAACTATGTTTCCAGAGGAATTTCGTCAGTGATTTGTACCGATATTTCAAAAGACGGTATGCTTCAAGGCGCATCCAATGAATTGTATATCGATATTTTATCGAAGACGAAAGTGAATCTGATTGCCAGCGGCGGCGTAACCACTTTAGCCGATTTAGAATTGCTGAAAACCATGGGTTGCGAAGGCGCCATCATTGGTAAAGCATTATACGAAGGCACTATTAAAATCGAAAACTTACGCGAATTATGTTAA
- the hisG gene encoding ATP phosphoribosyltransferase — MSTLKIAIQKSGRLSEKSLQLLEECGIKISNGERKLKAVAQNFPVEILFLRDDDIPQYVEQGVADIGILGENEVWEKGKEVKVIQQLGFAGCRMSLAIPKDEIYADLSYFEGKRIATSYPKILIDFFAQKNINVFIEEISGSVEIATSIGLADAVFDIVSTGSTLLMNGLKEVETVTKSEAVLIAHPNLTPETQAILNKLLFRIQSVREGKQNKYILLNAPNSTINNICSLLPGMKSPTILPLVNKDWSSLHSVIREDDYWEIIEQLKNLGAEGILIIPIEKMIR; from the coding sequence ATGAGTACTTTAAAAATTGCGATTCAAAAAAGTGGCCGACTGAGTGAAAAGTCGCTTCAATTACTAGAAGAATGTGGCATCAAAATTTCCAATGGCGAACGCAAACTCAAAGCCGTTGCCCAAAATTTCCCGGTCGAAATCCTATTCCTGCGCGATGATGACATTCCGCAATACGTAGAACAAGGTGTTGCCGATATCGGTATCTTGGGCGAAAATGAAGTCTGGGAAAAAGGCAAAGAAGTAAAAGTGATTCAACAATTGGGTTTCGCAGGATGCCGAATGTCATTGGCCATTCCGAAAGACGAAATCTATGCCGACTTAAGTTATTTTGAAGGCAAACGAATCGCTACCAGTTATCCTAAAATCTTAATTGATTTTTTCGCCCAAAAGAACATCAATGTTTTCATCGAAGAAATCAGCGGCAGTGTTGAAATCGCCACCAGCATTGGTTTAGCCGATGCCGTATTCGACATTGTCAGCACCGGAAGTACACTTTTAATGAATGGTTTAAAAGAAGTTGAAACCGTTACTAAAAGCGAAGCCGTTTTAATTGCCCATCCCAATCTGACACCAGAAACCCAAGCCATTCTCAACAAATTGCTATTCCGAATCCAATCGGTTCGCGAAGGCAAACAGAATAAATATATTTTGCTAAATGCGCCCAATTCCACCATCAACAACATCTGCTCTTTGCTTCCCGGAATGAAATCGCCCACCATTTTGCCTTTGGTCAACAAAGATTGGAGCAGTTTGCATTCGGTTATTCGAGAAGACGATTATTGGGAGATCATAGAACAACTCAAAAATCTAGGTGCCGAAGGCATTCTCATCATTCCGATAGAAAAAATGATTCGATAA
- a CDS encoding lycopene cyclase family protein has product MKHYHYIFTGTGLSALMTVYEMVLSGKFKDKSILLIDENSKKTNDRTWCFWDDKGLYDDLASAQWNSAWFKNETFERQLNLNPYQYKMVKGLDFYNRVFELISKEENITFLNQKVIDFQELGHHCVVKTEQESFTCNQIFNSIFNPELVKTQTKYPFLHQHFIGWFIKSKEPVFNPDCATFMDFSVEQKGNTRFMYVLPTSTTEALLEYTLFSKDLLAKEEYETEIKNYINKLGITNYELVEKEQGNIPMTCYPFWQHNSKNILNIGSAGGWTKASTGYTFKNTVKKSQVLVQFLSKENDLTKFHKADKFWFYDLLLLDILDQKNHLGSTIFSSMFEKGNATVIFKFLDEETSFGEDLQVIWKCPKMLFIKALFRRIIR; this is encoded by the coding sequence ATGAAACACTACCATTACATTTTTACCGGCACAGGTTTATCCGCATTAATGACGGTTTATGAAATGGTTCTTTCCGGCAAATTCAAAGACAAATCCATTCTACTAATTGACGAGAATTCAAAAAAAACCAACGACCGAACTTGGTGTTTTTGGGATGATAAAGGGTTGTATGACGATCTGGCTTCCGCCCAATGGAACTCCGCATGGTTTAAAAATGAAACTTTTGAAAGACAACTAAATCTAAATCCGTACCAATACAAAATGGTCAAAGGATTGGATTTTTACAATCGGGTTTTTGAGCTGATTTCTAAAGAAGAGAACATCACTTTTCTCAACCAAAAAGTAATCGATTTTCAAGAATTGGGACATCATTGCGTCGTCAAAACCGAACAGGAAAGTTTTACTTGTAACCAAATTTTCAATTCCATTTTCAACCCGGAATTGGTTAAAACTCAAACCAAATATCCTTTTCTGCACCAACATTTTATCGGCTGGTTTATCAAAAGCAAAGAACCGGTTTTCAATCCCGATTGTGCGACTTTCATGGATTTTTCGGTGGAGCAAAAAGGCAACACGCGATTTATGTATGTGCTGCCAACTTCAACAACCGAAGCTTTATTAGAATATACTTTGTTCTCCAAAGATTTATTAGCCAAGGAAGAATACGAAACCGAAATCAAAAACTACATCAATAAATTGGGAATTACGAATTACGAATTAGTAGAAAAAGAACAAGGTAATATTCCGATGACGTGTTATCCGTTTTGGCAACACAATTCGAAAAACATATTAAACATTGGCTCTGCCGGCGGTTGGACGAAAGCCAGTACCGGTTATACTTTTAAAAATACGGTCAAAAAATCACAAGTTTTGGTTCAATTTTTATCCAAAGAAAACGACTTGACTAAATTTCACAAAGCCGATAAATTTTGGTTTTATGATTTGCTTCTATTGGATATTTTAGACCAAAAAAATCATCTGGGTTCAACCATATTTTCATCGATGTTTGAAAAAGGAAATGCTACCGTAATCTTCAAGTTTTTGGACGAAGAAACCTCTTTTGGGGAAGATTTACAGGTCATTTGGAAATGCCCGAAAATGCTTTTCATTAAAGCCTTATTCCGCAGAATTATTCGGTAA
- a CDS encoding ZIP family metal transporter gives MFESVINYFESIDPILAAFYATMFTWFLTALGASFVFFFKNMNRVVLDGMLGFTGGVMVAASFWSLLAPAIEMSEGEGFVKVIPAAVGFLLGAIFIFGLDKILPHLHINFKETEGIKSPWQRTTLLVLAITLHNIPEGLAVGVLFGGVAAGIPEASIAGAVTLAIGIGIQNFPEGIAVSMPLRRMGMSRWKSFMYGQSSAIVEPIAGVLGAVAVTFFTPLLPYALAFAAGAMIFVVVEEVIPETQQDKNTDIATLGFIGGFIVMMTLDVALG, from the coding sequence ATGTTTGAATCAGTAATCAATTATTTTGAAAGCATTGATCCTATTTTGGCGGCTTTTTATGCCACAATGTTTACATGGTTTTTAACGGCGCTTGGTGCTTCGTTTGTATTCTTTTTTAAGAACATGAATCGCGTAGTGCTTGATGGAATGCTTGGTTTTACCGGTGGTGTGATGGTGGCGGCGAGTTTTTGGAGTTTGTTGGCGCCGGCCATTGAAATGAGTGAAGGGGAAGGTTTTGTGAAGGTGATTCCGGCAGCGGTCGGATTTTTGTTAGGCGCAATCTTCATTTTTGGCTTGGACAAAATTTTACCACATTTGCACATCAATTTTAAAGAAACTGAAGGTATCAAATCACCCTGGCAACGAACAACTTTGTTGGTGTTGGCGATAACCTTGCACAATATTCCTGAAGGTTTAGCGGTAGGAGTACTTTTTGGAGGCGTAGCAGCGGGCATTCCGGAAGCGTCAATAGCCGGAGCGGTTACTTTAGCGATTGGTATCGGCATTCAAAATTTCCCGGAAGGAATTGCGGTTTCTATGCCTTTACGCCGAATGGGCATGAGCCGATGGAAGAGTTTTATGTACGGACAATCATCGGCCATTGTGGAACCCATTGCCGGCGTTTTGGGCGCGGTTGCGGTAACTTTTTTTACGCCTTTATTGCCTTATGCTTTGGCTTTTGCTGCCGGAGCGATGATATTTGTGGTGGTGGAAGAAGTAATTCCTGAAACGCAGCAAGATAAAAATACAGATATTGCCACCCTGGGATTCATTGGAGGATTTATAGTGATGATGACTTTGGATGTGGCTTTGGGTTAA
- the hisIE gene encoding bifunctional phosphoribosyl-AMP cyclohydrolase/phosphoribosyl-ATP diphosphatase HisIE, whose product MTLDFSKNNGLIPTIIQDNQSQQVLMLGYMNEEAFQKTQEEKIVTFFSRSKNRLWTKGETSGNFLKVVSIKEDCDQDALLIKVLPNGPTCHNGTTSCFDNEPQFSFLNELEKVIEERISNPSSDSYVASLFQKGLNKIAQKVGEEAVELVIEAKDDNADLFLNEAADLLFHYLVLLKAKGFNLENVEMILKDRMKNK is encoded by the coding sequence ATGACCTTAGATTTCTCCAAAAACAACGGATTGATACCAACGATTATTCAAGACAACCAATCGCAACAAGTGTTGATGCTAGGTTACATGAACGAAGAAGCATTCCAAAAAACACAAGAAGAAAAAATTGTGACATTCTTCAGCCGAAGTAAAAACAGGTTGTGGACCAAAGGCGAAACTTCGGGAAATTTTCTAAAAGTTGTTTCCATCAAAGAAGATTGCGACCAAGATGCGTTGCTGATTAAAGTACTTCCAAACGGACCAACGTGTCACAACGGAACAACTTCTTGTTTTGACAATGAACCTCAATTTTCATTTTTAAATGAGTTGGAAAAAGTCATTGAAGAACGCATTTCAAACCCAAGTTCAGACTCTTACGTTGCCTCACTTTTTCAAAAAGGCCTCAATAAAATAGCCCAAAAAGTGGGCGAAGAAGCGGTGGAATTGGTCATAGAAGCCAAAGATGATAATGCGGATTTGTTCTTGAATGAAGCAGCGGATTTGTTGTTTCACTATTTAGTTTTACTGAAAGCAAAAGGGTTTAACTTAGAAAATGTTGAAATGATTTTAAAAGACAGGATGAAGAATAAATAA
- the hisD gene encoding histidinol dehydrogenase: protein MKTYINPTPEQWSALATRQTVASADLNETVKSIFNDIQKNGSTAVKKYTNYFDGISIENVAVSTAEIEKAVAEIPSDLKNAIQIAAENIKRFHQSQKEIPTKIETTSGVFCWRESRAIETVGIYIPGGTAPLFSTVLMLAIPAKIAGCKNIILCSPPDKNGNINPAILYAAQLTGVTQMYKVGGIQAIAAMTFGTDEIPKVDKLFGPGNQYVTAAKQYAQQLGLAIDLPAGPSELLVIADDTCDPEFVASDLLSQAEHGGDSQVILVTNSEEIVSKVATAIEKQKALLARQSVVEKALENSRALVFQSIQTGIEFSNFYAPEHLILALEDAENKITLIENAGSVFIGNYSCESAGDYASGTNHTLPTNGYAKNYSGVSLDSFVKKITFQKLTSKGLQNLGPTIELMAAAEQLDAHKNAVSIRLKKLQNG from the coding sequence ATGAAAACTTATATAAATCCAACTCCCGAACAATGGTCAGCATTGGCCACTCGCCAAACTGTAGCCTCAGCCGATTTAAACGAAACCGTAAAATCCATTTTTAATGACATCCAAAAAAACGGTTCTACTGCCGTAAAAAAATACACCAATTATTTCGATGGTATATCGATTGAAAATGTAGCCGTTTCAACAGCTGAAATCGAAAAAGCTGTGGCCGAAATTCCATCTGATTTAAAAAATGCTATCCAAATCGCCGCCGAAAACATCAAACGTTTTCACCAATCGCAAAAAGAAATCCCTACCAAAATCGAGACCACTTCGGGCGTATTTTGTTGGAGAGAAAGTCGCGCCATAGAAACGGTAGGCATCTACATTCCGGGCGGAACAGCACCGCTTTTTTCTACGGTTTTAATGTTGGCGATTCCGGCTAAAATTGCAGGCTGTAAAAATATTATTTTGTGTTCACCACCGGATAAAAACGGTAATATCAATCCGGCGATTTTGTATGCGGCACAATTAACCGGTGTAACTCAAATGTACAAAGTGGGTGGCATTCAAGCTATTGCCGCTATGACCTTTGGAACTGATGAAATTCCGAAAGTCGATAAGCTTTTCGGTCCGGGAAATCAATATGTCACAGCGGCCAAGCAATACGCACAACAATTAGGCTTAGCCATCGATTTGCCGGCCGGACCAAGTGAGTTATTGGTCATTGCCGATGACACTTGCGACCCTGAATTTGTGGCTTCCGATTTGCTTTCGCAAGCCGAGCATGGTGGTGACAGTCAGGTGATTTTGGTCACCAATTCAGAGGAAATTGTTTCGAAAGTGGCAACAGCCATCGAAAAACAAAAAGCCCTTTTAGCACGACAATCGGTTGTAGAAAAAGCTTTGGAAAATAGTCGGGCCTTAGTTTTTCAAAGTATCCAAACCGGAATCGAATTCAGTAACTTTTACGCACCGGAACATTTGATTTTAGCCCTGGAAGATGCCGAAAACAAAATCACTTTAATCGAAAATGCCGGTTCGGTTTTTATTGGCAATTACAGTTGCGAAAGCGCCGGAGATTACGCCAGCGGAACCAATCATACGTTACCGACAAACGGTTATGCCAAGAATTACAGCGGTGTTTCATTAGACAGTTTTGTCAAGAAAATTACGTTTCAAAAATTGACTTCCAAAGGTCTACAAAACCTTGGGCCAACTATTGAACTCATGGCTGCGGCCGAACAATTAGACGCCCACAAAAACGCGGTTTCCATCCGATTAAAAAAATTACAAAATGGATAA
- a CDS encoding FeoB-associated Cys-rich membrane protein yields MELQEILVYLALGIAIGFLAQKFIGKKKSKKNCDKGDCGCH; encoded by the coding sequence ATGGAACTACAAGAAATACTGGTCTACTTGGCTTTGGGAATTGCCATAGGCTTTTTGGCCCAAAAATTTATCGGTAAAAAAAAATCTAAAAAAAATTGTGACAAAGGCGACTGTGGTTGTCATTAA
- a CDS encoding transporter → MKTKLLLPLILITSLGFAQDTEPIQTDRPDQTETPALTPKGMFQVETGFSFQKNDEVSKTNILPSTLWKYGVNDNFELRLITEFVSEKFGSETTSGLNPILIGCKIKITEEIGFWPKTSFIGHISLPNAASTDFKTEFHAPEFRFVMQHTLSKRMSFSYNLGAEWDGFSAEPTFIYTVASGLSITEKIGSYIEFFGFAPQNDTANHSFDGGITYLINNNFMLDLSSGIGITDNAPEHYVAVGFSFRI, encoded by the coding sequence ATGAAAACAAAATTACTATTGCCTCTTATACTAATTACAAGTCTCGGCTTTGCTCAAGATACAGAACCTATTCAAACCGACAGACCGGATCAAACAGAAACTCCTGCCCTAACACCAAAAGGCATGTTTCAAGTTGAAACGGGATTTTCCTTCCAAAAAAACGATGAAGTAAGTAAAACCAATATATTGCCTTCAACCCTTTGGAAATATGGTGTCAATGACAATTTCGAGTTGCGATTGATTACTGAATTTGTTTCAGAAAAATTTGGTAGCGAAACGACTTCCGGTTTGAATCCGATTTTAATTGGTTGCAAAATTAAAATTACAGAAGAGATAGGATTTTGGCCTAAAACTTCTTTCATTGGTCACATTTCTTTACCAAATGCGGCTTCAACTGACTTCAAAACCGAATTCCATGCCCCGGAATTCCGCTTTGTGATGCAACACACTTTGTCAAAAAGAATGTCATTCAGTTATAATCTAGGCGCCGAATGGGATGGCTTTTCCGCGGAACCTACATTCATTTATACCGTAGCATCTGGCTTGTCAATCACTGAAAAAATTGGTTCTTATATTGAATTTTTTGGTTTTGCGCCTCAAAATGATACCGCTAACCACAGTTTTGACGGCGGTATAACCTATTTGATTAACAACAATTTTATGCTAGATTTGTCTTCGGGAATCGGAATTACCGATAATGCCCCTGAACATTACGTAGCCGTGGGCTTCTCATTCCGAATCTAA
- a CDS encoding metal-dependent transcriptional regulator: MTISEENYIKVIYHLSLVSPKGVNTNAIAGMLETKASSVTDMLKKLSEKDLVSYQKYQGVSLTENGLLSAKMIVRKHRLWEVFLVEKLAFNWDEVHEIAEELEHIKSEALINKLDAFLGFPAFDPHGDPIPNEKGVIQKVNKLLLSEAELNQEYYCIGVKDSSSEFLKYLDKQKIALGSTFKVIEKESFDDTLTVEVNSHEKIISNKIANNLYVQ, from the coding sequence ATGACCATTTCCGAAGAAAATTACATTAAGGTTATTTATCATCTATCGTTGGTTTCTCCAAAAGGCGTAAATACTAACGCTATTGCGGGCATGTTAGAAACCAAAGCGTCTTCGGTGACGGATATGTTGAAGAAACTTTCGGAGAAAGATTTGGTTTCGTACCAAAAATACCAAGGTGTGAGTTTGACTGAAAACGGATTGCTTTCGGCCAAAATGATTGTGAGAAAGCATCGTTTGTGGGAAGTTTTTTTGGTGGAGAAATTGGCTTTCAATTGGGATGAAGTGCATGAAATTGCCGAAGAATTGGAACACATCAAGTCGGAAGCTTTGATTAATAAATTAGATGCTTTTTTAGGATTTCCGGCGTTTGACCCGCATGGTGATCCCATTCCGAATGAAAAAGGTGTGATTCAAAAGGTCAATAAATTATTGCTTTCGGAAGCCGAATTGAACCAAGAATATTATTGCATAGGAGTAAAAGACTCTTCTTCGGAGTTTTTAAAATATTTAGACAAACAAAAAATTGCTTTAGGTTCTACTTTTAAAGTGATAGAAAAAGAGAGTTTTGATGATACTTTGACGGTTGAAGTCAATTCACATGAGAAAATTATCTCAAATAAAATTGCTAATAACTTATACGTTCAATAA
- the hisB gene encoding bifunctional histidinol-phosphatase/imidazoleglycerol-phosphate dehydratase HisB, which yields MKKVLFIDRDGTLILEPPIDFQIDSLEKLEFYPQVFQYLSRIAKELDYELVMVTNQDGMGTDSFPENTFWPAHNKMMKAFENEGIRFSDVIIDVSFPEQNLPTRKPGTALLQQYVKGNYDLKNSFVIGDRITDIQLAQNLGSQAIYISAEANEQAVLTTTSWETIYQFLKLQPRTAQLIRTTKETEISVEINLDGNGKSNINTGLGFFDHMLDQIAKHGNIDLNISVKGDLYVDEHHTIEDVGIALGDVFAQALGSKKGINRYGFLLPMDDCLSQVALDFGGRPWLVWEAKFNREKIGEMPTEMFAHFFKSFCDGAKCNLNIKAEGENEHHKIESIFKAFAKAIKMAVQKDGTNNIPSTKGIL from the coding sequence ATGAAAAAAGTATTATTTATAGACCGAGACGGCACGTTAATCCTCGAGCCGCCGATTGATTTTCAAATCGATTCTTTGGAAAAATTGGAGTTTTATCCGCAAGTTTTTCAATACTTGTCAAGAATCGCTAAAGAATTGGATTATGAGTTGGTCATGGTCACCAATCAAGACGGTATGGGAACGGATTCATTTCCCGAAAACACCTTTTGGCCGGCTCATAATAAAATGATGAAAGCGTTTGAAAACGAAGGGATTCGATTTTCTGATGTCATTATTGATGTTTCCTTTCCGGAGCAAAATTTACCCACGCGAAAACCCGGAACAGCATTGTTACAACAATATGTAAAAGGCAATTATGACTTGAAGAACTCATTTGTCATAGGCGATAGAATCACCGATATCCAATTGGCCCAAAATTTAGGCAGTCAAGCTATTTATATTTCGGCTGAAGCCAATGAACAAGCGGTTTTGACTACTACTTCTTGGGAAACCATTTACCAATTTTTAAAATTACAACCTCGAACAGCACAACTTATTCGAACCACAAAAGAAACCGAAATTTCAGTCGAAATCAATTTGGACGGCAACGGAAAAAGCAACATCAATACCGGCTTAGGCTTCTTTGACCACATGCTCGACCAAATAGCCAAACACGGAAATATCGATTTGAATATTTCGGTCAAAGGTGATTTATATGTCGACGAACACCACACGATTGAAGATGTCGGGATTGCTTTGGGTGATGTTTTTGCCCAGGCTTTGGGTTCCAAAAAAGGAATCAATCGCTATGGCTTTTTGTTGCCCATGGACGATTGTTTGTCGCAAGTGGCTTTGGATTTTGGCGGTCGCCCTTGGTTAGTTTGGGAGGCAAAATTCAACAGAGAAAAAATTGGGGAAATGCCTACCGAAATGTTTGCTCACTTTTTCAAATCATTTTGCGATGGCGCCAAATGCAATCTAAACATCAAAGCAGAAGGCGAAAACGAGCACCACAAAATAGAATCTATTTTCAAAGCATTCGCCAAAGCCATAAAAATGGCAGTTCAAAAAGACGGCACAAACAACATCCCAAGCACCAAAGGAATCTTATGA
- the hisH gene encoding imidazole glycerol phosphate synthase subunit HisH → MIAIVKYNAGNITSVKNAVERLGYSCVVTDDKNLLQQAKKVIFPGVGEASSAMKYLREKGLDEVIKNLKQPVLGICLGQQLLCQFSEEGDTECLGVFEATVKKFEPKLKVPHMGWNNISGLNSILYDGISTEENFYFVHSYYAEISQESTAVCDYIVPFSASMQKDNFHATQFHPEKSSSVGEQLLLNFLKL, encoded by the coding sequence ATGATAGCGATAGTAAAATACAATGCCGGCAACATCACTTCGGTGAAAAATGCGGTGGAACGATTGGGTTATTCGTGTGTTGTTACGGATGATAAAAACCTTTTACAACAAGCAAAAAAAGTAATTTTCCCAGGTGTTGGCGAAGCAAGTTCCGCGATGAAATACTTAAGAGAAAAAGGACTGGACGAAGTCATCAAAAACCTCAAACAACCTGTTTTAGGCATTTGCCTCGGGCAACAATTATTGTGTCAATTTTCGGAAGAAGGCGATACAGAATGTTTAGGAGTTTTTGAGGCGACGGTAAAGAAATTCGAACCTAAATTAAAAGTGCCGCACATGGGCTGGAACAATATTTCGGGTTTAAATTCAATATTGTATGATGGAATTTCTACCGAAGAAAACTTCTATTTCGTTCACAGTTATTATGCTGAAATCAGCCAAGAAAGCACAGCCGTCTGCGATTACATTGTTCCATTTAGTGCTTCGATGCAAAAGGATAATTTTCATGCAACCCAATTCCACCCCGAAAAATCTTCGAGTGTAGGCGAACAGTTATTACTAAACTTTTTGAAATTATGA
- the hisF gene encoding imidazole glycerol phosphate synthase subunit HisF, with protein sequence MLKKRIIPCLDIKDGRVVKGIQFLELKDAGNPVELASFYSKNGADELVFLDISATLEKRKTLAEMVTQLAKEINIPFTVGGGIQSVEDAKLLLQSGADKVSINSAAVLNPSLITQISNEFGSQSLVVAIDIKKIENDWFVFIKGGTESTGIPAVDWAKKAEALGAGELLITSMNNDGSKNGFALEITNAISKAVSIPVIASGGAGNAEDFIDLFTKTEVSAGLAASIFHFNEVPIATLKNILKTQNIPIR encoded by the coding sequence ATGTTAAAGAAAAGAATCATTCCGTGTTTGGATATCAAAGACGGACGTGTCGTGAAAGGCATTCAATTTTTGGAACTGAAAGACGCCGGCAATCCGGTGGAATTGGCTTCTTTTTATTCGAAAAACGGTGCCGACGAATTGGTGTTTTTAGACATCAGCGCGACTTTGGAAAAAAGAAAAACCTTGGCCGAAATGGTAACCCAATTGGCTAAAGAAATCAATATTCCCTTCACCGTTGGCGGCGGCATTCAATCCGTGGAAGACGCTAAATTGTTATTGCAATCCGGTGCGGATAAAGTCAGTATCAACTCGGCTGCCGTTTTAAATCCGAGTTTGATTACTCAAATATCAAATGAATTCGGAAGCCAAAGTTTAGTCGTCGCCATTGATATTAAAAAAATCGAAAATGACTGGTTTGTTTTTATCAAAGGTGGCACGGAATCGACCGGAATTCCAGCGGTTGATTGGGCCAAAAAGGCAGAAGCACTCGGTGCCGGAGAGTTATTAATAACCTCAATGAACAATGATGGTTCGAAAAACGGCTTTGCTCTGGAAATTACAAATGCCATCAGTAAAGCGGTTTCTATTCCGGTGATTGCTTCCGGTGGCGCAGGAAATGCAGAAGACTTTATCGATTTATTCACCAAAACCGAAGTCAGCGCCGGATTAGCCGCGAGTATTTTTCACTTTAATGAAGTCCCGATTGCTACTTTAAAAAACATTTTAAAAACCCAAAACATACCCATCAGATGA